The Amycolatopsis coloradensis sequence CCTCGGACAAGATGCTGCCGCCGTCCCAGGTCGACACCGAACTGCCCGCGCAGGTCAGCGCCGAGAACGGCGGCCTGAACGTGCACCTCGAACTGAGCGGCTGCGACCAGGCGAGGGCGAACCTCGCCGAAGAGAACGCGCAGCGGGTCGTGGTCCACGTGACCATCGATCACGGGAAGCCGGGGCAGATGTGCCCGCAGGTGATCCGCTACGCCGTCCTGCCGGTGAAACTCGCCGAGCCGGTCGGGGCCCGGACCGTCGTCTTGTGAGCGGGTTGAGATCATGTGCAACCCCACAGCGGCTTCGTTCCGTCCCAGTCACATGAGGTACTTAACGAATGTCATCGGCCTTGGCCTGATCGTCGTTGCGGTATCCGCCTGCGGGGCGCAGAACCAGGCGGCGGAACCCGCGGCCGGACCCGGGAGCGGCACCCTGAGTACCGTGCCGCCGTCGCCGACCGCACCGTCTTCGTCGTCGGCCCCCGCGCCGAGCAGCAAGCCGGGTAGCCAACCGGGTGTGCCGGGTGCGCCTCGCCAGGAGGTTCCGGAAGGCAGCACCAAGCTGCCGGACAAACAGCTCGACGCGTCGGCGCTGCCCGCGGACTACCCGCGCGAGGTGTACACCAGCAACGGCGGGACGATCCTGAACATCCGCGGCCAGGAAGGCGGCTGCGGGCACGCGACGGCGGAGGCCGCGCAGCAGGACGGGACCAGGGTCACCGTCAACCTGACCGAACTGAAGGGCCAGACCGGCCAGATGTGCACGATGGACATCCGGCATCCGGTGATCTCGGTGGCGCTGTCGGCGCCGCTGGGGGAGCGGACCGTGGTCCTGAAGCAGATGCGCTGACCCCTACGCGCGCTATGACCGGTCCGTTCCTTGCAAAATTTGCAAGGAACGGACCATTCATAGCGTCCTGCACCTGACGCAGGGGGAAGCCACCCTGGGCTCGGCACCGGCGCGCTTTTCGCTTCACGTACTGCGACATGGTGCGAAGGTCGAGTTTCCTCGGCTGAGCCGAGGGAAGGGGGCCTTCACGCGCAGCCGTTGCGACTGCTGTGCATTTGGGGCGAACGTGACGATCACCGAGTCCGTGAAGGCCTCCTTCCCTACCCTGAAGGTAGTGAAGGAGGCCTTCACAGACCGGACAGCGACTAGCGGAAGCTGATCTGCAGCACCGGTTCCGACGTGGCCTCGAAGAAGTCGTTGCCCTTGTCGTCGATGACGATGAACGCGGGGAAGTCCTCGACCTCGATCTTCCAGACCGCTTCCATCCCCAGCTCGGCGTACTCGAGGACGTCGACCTTCTTGATGCAGTCCTGCGCGAGCCGCGCGGCCGGGCCGCCGATCGAGCCGAGGTAGAACCCGCCGTGCTCGTTGCACGCGGCGGTCACCTTCTTGGACCGGTTGCCCTTCGCCAGCATCACCAGTGAGCCGCCGGCGGCCTGGAACTGCTCGACGTAGGAGTCCATGCGGCCCGCGGTGGTCGGCCCGAACGAGCCCGACGCGTAACCCTCGGGCGTCTTCGCCGGGCCCGCGTAGTACACGGGGTGGTCGCGAAGGTACTGAGGCATCTCTTCACCCGCGTCGAGCCGCTCGGCGATCTTCGCGTGCGCGATGTCGCGGGCGACGACGAGCGGACCGGTCAGCGACAGGCGGGTCTTCACCGGCAGCTGCGAGAGCTGCGCGCGGATCTCGGCCATCGGCCGGTTCAGGTCGACGGTCACCACCTCGTCGGACAGGTCGTCCTCGGTGACGTCCGGCAGGAACTGCGCCGGGTCGCGCTCCAGCTGTTCCAGGAACACGCCGTCTGCGGTGATCTTCGCCTTCGCCTGGCGGTCGGCCGAGCACGAGACGGCGACACCGACCGGGCAGGACGCGCCGTGACGCGGCAGGCGGATCACCCGGACGTCGTGGCAGAAGTACTTTCCGCCGAACTGCGCGCCGATCCCGAACTGGCGGGTCATCTCCAGCACCTGCTGTTCGAGGTCGACGTCGCGGAAACCGTGGCCCAGCTCGGAACCCTCGGTGGGCAGGTCGTCGAGATAGCGGGCGGAAGCGAGCTTCGCGACCTTCAGGTTGAACTCCGCCGACGTGCCGCCGACGACGATCGCGAGGTGGTACGGCGGGCAGGCCGCGGTGCCGAGGCTGCGCAGCTTCTCGTCGAGGAACTTCGCGAGCCGCTTCGGGTTCAGGACGGCTTTCGTTTCCTGATAGAGGAACGTCTTGTTCGCACTGCCGCCGCCCTTGGCCATGAACAGGAATTCATAGCTCGGGTCGCCTTGACCATCTTTGTGATAGAGCTCGATCTGTGCGGGCAAGTTGGTGCCCGTATTGCGCTCATCCCAGAAATTCACCGGCGCCATCTGTGAATAGCGCAGATTCAACTCCTGATAGGCGTCGAAAATACCGCGCGACAGCGCACGCTCGTCGTCGGCGCCGGTGAGCACGCCCTCGCCGCGTTTGCCGATCACGATCGCGGTGCCGGTGTCCTGGCACATCGGGAGGACACCGCCGGCGGAGATCGCCGCGTTGCGCAGCAGGTCCATCGCGACGAAGCGGTCGTTGCCGCTGGCCTCGGGGTCGTCGACGATCGCGCGCAGCTGCGCCAGGTGTGACGAGCGCAACAGGTGCTGGATGTCGGTGATCGCGGTCTTGGCGAGTTTGGTCAGCGCCTCGGGCTCGACCTTGAGGAACTTCCGGCCCGCGGCTTCGACGACCTCGACACCTTCGGTGCCGATCAGCCGGTACTCGGTGTGGGTGTCCTTGGCGAGCGGAAGGACTTCGGTGTACTGGAACGTGGTGGGCGCCACTGCGCGGGCTCCTTTGCCGGCATCGGGAACCCGCTCACGGTACCCAAGCCCGGCCAAGGCGTCCGCGAGGCCACGGCTGACGTAACCGAGGCCACTGCCGGTGGGCGCCGACGCCGGCGGGCCGAGGGTGTCTTAGGTACGTACTGCCGGTGCGTGGGTGGCGGTTTCGCGTGACTGAACGGACGACACGCGTGCTTAGCGGGACGACACGCGTGTTCGGGCGGAACCCGGCCGCGGTCGTGCCGTCCATCCAGTCACGCGTGTCGTCCGGTCGGTCACGTGACATCGCCGGTGCTGGACCTCGTGAGTGGCAAGGACGGTGAGAACACGAAATGTTCCTCACGACCCACCGGGCGGCTGCAATTCGCACTCCGCATTTTGTCGCCGGGCCCCACAAATTGGTTCGGGAGGCCGGGCCCACCCCGACGGACCCGACCTCCCGGGGAAAGCGATCCGGGCGCGAACGCCCGACCGCGAAGACTTATTGCCTGCTCGACGGTCTCGTGACGCAGGTCATAAGTCAACGCTGCCGAACGGGTGTTGCTTTTTCCGGGCCGAAAGGTGTTGTGGCATTACGAAGCGTAGGCGCGCAGGCGGTCCGCCCGCTCACCCTGACGCAGCTTCGACATGACCTCTCGCTCGATCTGCCGAACGCGCTCACGGGAGAGCCCGAAGTGCTTGCCGATCTGGTCGAGCGTGCGCGGCTGGCCGTCGTCGAGGCCGTAGCGCAGGCGGATCACCTGGGACTCGCGGTCGTCCAGCGTCGCGAGCACGCGACGCAGGTCGTCCTGGAGCAGACCGGAGATCACGGCGCTCTCGGCGTCGGTCGCCTCGGAGTCCTCGATGAAGTCACCGAGCGGGGCGTCCTCCTCGGTGCCGACCGGCATGTCGAGGCTCACCGGGTCACGCGAGTGGTCGAGCAGGTCGGAGATCTTGTGCGCCGGGATACCCGACTCGGCGGCCAGCTCCTCGTGGGTGGCGTCCCGGCCGAGCTGCTGGTGCAGGTCACGCTTGATGCGCGCCAGCTTGTTCACCTGTTCCACCAGGTGGACCGGCAGCCGGATGGTGCGTCCCTGGTCGGCCATCCCCCTGGTGATGGCCTGGCGGATCCACCAGGTGGCGTAGGTCGAGAACTTGAACCCCTTGGAGTAGTCGAACTTCTCCACCGCGCGGATCAGACCCAGGTTCCCCTCCTGGATCAGGTCGAGCAGCGGCATCCCCCGGCCGGTGTAACGCTTCGCGAGCGAGACCACGAGGCGGAGGTTGGCCTCCAGCAGGTGGTTCTTCGCGACGTGGCCGTCACGCACGAGAGCGGACATCTCCGAACGCCGCTTCGGCGTGAGGCCCTCGGCCGTGTCGAGCATGTGCTGGGCGAACACGCCCGCTTCGATGCGCTTGGCCAGCTCGACCTCGTCGGCGGCGGACAGCAGCGCCGTCTTGCCGATTCCGTTGAGGTACACGCGAACGAGGTCCGCGGCCGGGCTCTGGGCGTCGAGGTCGGCGTCGGTGAGCGCCCCCGTGCTCACCGGCTCCTGGGTGGATTGCGCCGGGATACGGCGCTCGCGAATCCCGCGCGCTTCGCGTTCGAGAGTCTGGACTGACATTCTGCCTCCCCGGTCACGGGCTGAACGTGCTGCGGTTGTCCGCCGGGTCCGTCTCGGCGTAGCAGGCCCTGTGGAAAACCGGCTACTCCTCGTCGGCCCAGCTTGGCTGGACACTTGGCTCAACGCCGGGAGGTCCGAAAACGTTCCCGGCCGCTACAGAGGAGACGGGCGGCTGACCTGGGGCGTTGCTCCACCAACCCTGAGCTTTTCCTGAGAATGCCCGTACCGGGGAGAAAGAACCGTGGTCTAGACCTCTAGGAGGACGGTGAACGGACCGTCGTTCACGCTCCGGACCGCCATCATGGCCCCGAAGCGGCCGGTTTCGACCCGCGCGCCGCGTTCGCGCAGCGCGTCGACGACGGCTGTCACGAGGGGCTCGGCGACCTCGGGCCGGGCGGCCGCCGTCCAGGACGGACGGCGGCCTTTGCGGGTGTCGCCGTAAAGAGTGAACTGGCTTACGACGAGCAGGGGAGCGCCGGTGGTGGCGCAGGATTCCTCGTCGCGAAGTATGCGAGCTTCGTGCAGTTTGCGGGCCATCGTCGCCACCTTGGACACGTCGTCGTCGACGTGGATTCCCAGCAGCACCAGCAAACCCGGCTCGTCGATGGCGCCGGTCACTTCGTCGCCGACGGTCACGCTCGCTTCCGTGACCCTCGCCACCACCGCCCGCATCAGACGGCGGGGAGGAGCATGCCGTGCCGGACCAGTTCCCGGACGACGGGCAGCGCGGCTTCGGCCAGCTCTTCCGGTTCGAGACCCTGAGCGGCCGCCAGGAGCACGATCAGGTCCTCCAGGGGAAGCGCGCCCTGGCAGCCCGCGAGCAGCCGTGTCGCGAGTTCGTCCACTTCGTGCGACCACCCGGGACCGTCGGTGCGGTGCAGCCGCTGGACGGTCGTGGCCCAGCCCTCCTCGCCCGGCTCGGCGACGCTCTCCAGAAGCACCGTTTCCGGCACCCGGAACCGGACATCGAGGAGCGAATCACCATTGGCGCGAAGCCATTCCACCCGATCCAGCCAGTTCGCGGCCTCGGCGCCCAGCGGATCGTCGTAGGCCTGGCGCAGGTCTTCGCACACGATCGTCGGAGTCGCGCCGTCCGCCCGCCGGAGGGTGACGAAGCCGAACCCGATCCCCTGGACGTCGTTTTCGTCGAACCAGTCGAGCCACGCTCCGGATTTCGCGCGGCCTTCGGGGGAACGGGGATCGATGCCCGCGTCCCGCAGCCACGTGCCGACGTACAGGCCCGGGTCCGCGATGTCCCGCTGGACGAACCACGCGTCGGTCTCGGCGGGCAGCCAGCGGGTCACCCGATCGCCCCAGTCCTCACCCTTCACGTGCAGCCAGGACGCCAGGAGCTGACCGGTGCCGCCGTCGTTGAGGAACCCGGGCAGCTGACGCACCACGAGCGCGCTGGCGTCGTCACCCGCGAGCCCGGAGTCGCGGTAGGTGTAGTCGACCCGCGGCGGGCCGACCACGAACGGCGGATTGCACACGATCTGGTCGAACCGGCGCCGCGCGACCGGCGCGAACCATTCGCCACGGACGAGTTCGACGTCCAGTTCGTTGAGCCGGAACGTCGCCGCCGCCAGTGCCAGCGCGCGGGCCGAGACGTCGGTCGCGGTGACCTTCTTCGCGTGCCGGGTGGCGTGCAGCGCCTGGACACCGTTGCCGGTGCCGACGTCGAGCAGGCTGCCGACCTCGCGGCGGCTGGTGGCCCGGATCAGGCTGAGCGAGGCGTGTCCGACGCCGAGCACGTGGTCTTCGGGCACGGTCTGGCCGAGGACATCGGCGTCGAGGTCGGAGACGACCCACCACGAGCCTTCGTCGTCGCCGTGCGGGCGGACGTCGAGGCCGGCCCGGTAGCCGTCGGCGGCGGGCACGAGCAGCGTGGCGGCGACCGCGTCATCGACAGACAGTGGCGCGAAAGCGGTCTCGACGTCCTTCTCCGGTTCGGTCGACCCCAGCAGGAAAAGGCGGATCAGCGTGCCGAGCTCGCCCGCGTCGCGGGTCGCGCGGTAGGCGAGTTCCGGTTCGCCGCGGCCGAGGGCGGCGTGCGCGGAGCCGAGGGCGCCGACCACGCCGTCGGTGTCGTACCCCGTCCGGCGGAAGGCGTCCCGCAGCCTCGCGCAGACGTCGTCGGACAGGTCGGGGAGGGCCGCTCGTGTGCTCACGTTCGGTAATACTGCCAGGATGACATGGTGAGCCTCGAGAGTGTCCTGGCACCGCTGCAGGCGGCGCTGCCCGGATTGGAAGACCTGTACACCGACCTCCACCGGCATCCGGAGCTGTCGTTCGCCGAAACCCGCACCGCCGCCGAACTGGCGAAGCGCCTGGAGGCCGACGGTTACGAGGTGCACACCGGGATCGGGCGCACCGGTGTCCTGGGCGTGCTGCGCAACGGCCCCGGCCCGAAGGTGATGTTGCGCGCCGACATCGACGCGCTGCCGGTCGAGGAGAAGACCGGCCTGCCGTACGCGAGCACCGCGCGCGGTGTCGACGCCGACGGCCGCGAAGTCCCGGTGATGCACGCCTGCGGCCACGACATGCACGCCACCTGGCTCTCCGGTGCCGCTTCGCTGCTCGCGGCCGGACGCGAGCACTGGTCCGGCACGTTGATGGTCGTGTTCCAGCCGGGGGAGGAGGCCGGGGATGGCGCCGTCGGCATGGTCCGCGACGGGGTCTTCGGGCCCGCCGGCAAACCCGACGTCGTGCTCGGCCAGCACGTCGTGCCCGGTCCGGCGGGCTGGGTGCTGACCAGGCCGGGCGTGATCATGGCGGCCACCGACGCGCTCCGGATCACCCTGCACGGCCGCGGCGGGCACGGCTCGCGCCCCGAGACCACGGTGGACCCCGCGGTGCTCGCCGCGTCCGTGGTGCTCAAGCT is a genomic window containing:
- a CDS encoding fumarate hydratase — protein: MAPTTFQYTEVLPLAKDTHTEYRLIGTEGVEVVEAAGRKFLKVEPEALTKLAKTAITDIQHLLRSSHLAQLRAIVDDPEASGNDRFVAMDLLRNAAISAGGVLPMCQDTGTAIVIGKRGEGVLTGADDERALSRGIFDAYQELNLRYSQMAPVNFWDERNTGTNLPAQIELYHKDGQGDPSYEFLFMAKGGGSANKTFLYQETKAVLNPKRLAKFLDEKLRSLGTAACPPYHLAIVVGGTSAEFNLKVAKLASARYLDDLPTEGSELGHGFRDVDLEQQVLEMTRQFGIGAQFGGKYFCHDVRVIRLPRHGASCPVGVAVSCSADRQAKAKITADGVFLEQLERDPAQFLPDVTEDDLSDEVVTVDLNRPMAEIRAQLSQLPVKTRLSLTGPLVVARDIAHAKIAERLDAGEEMPQYLRDHPVYYAGPAKTPEGYASGSFGPTTAGRMDSYVEQFQAAGGSLVMLAKGNRSKKVTAACNEHGGFYLGSIGGPAARLAQDCIKKVDVLEYAELGMEAVWKIEVEDFPAFIVIDDKGNDFFEATSEPVLQISFR
- a CDS encoding sigma-70 family RNA polymerase sigma factor; translated protein: MSVQTLEREARGIRERRIPAQSTQEPVSTGALTDADLDAQSPAADLVRVYLNGIGKTALLSAADEVELAKRIEAGVFAQHMLDTAEGLTPKRRSEMSALVRDGHVAKNHLLEANLRLVVSLAKRYTGRGMPLLDLIQEGNLGLIRAVEKFDYSKGFKFSTYATWWIRQAITRGMADQGRTIRLPVHLVEQVNKLARIKRDLHQQLGRDATHEELAAESGIPAHKISDLLDHSRDPVSLDMPVGTEEDAPLGDFIEDSEATDAESAVISGLLQDDLRRVLATLDDRESQVIRLRYGLDDGQPRTLDQIGKHFGLSRERVRQIEREVMSKLRQGERADRLRAYAS
- the dtd gene encoding D-aminoacyl-tRNA deacylase, producing the protein MRAVVARVTEASVTVGDEVTGAIDEPGLLVLLGIHVDDDVSKVATMARKLHEARILRDEESCATTGAPLLVVSQFTLYGDTRKGRRPSWTAAARPEVAEPLVTAVVDALRERGARVETGRFGAMMAVRSVNDGPFTVLLEV
- a CDS encoding DUF7059 domain-containing protein, with the protein product MSTRAALPDLSDDVCARLRDAFRRTGYDTDGVVGALGSAHAALGRGEPELAYRATRDAGELGTLIRLFLLGSTEPEKDVETAFAPLSVDDAVAATLLVPAADGYRAGLDVRPHGDDEGSWWVVSDLDADVLGQTVPEDHVLGVGHASLSLIRATSRREVGSLLDVGTGNGVQALHATRHAKKVTATDVSARALALAAATFRLNELDVELVRGEWFAPVARRRFDQIVCNPPFVVGPPRVDYTYRDSGLAGDDASALVVRQLPGFLNDGGTGQLLASWLHVKGEDWGDRVTRWLPAETDAWFVQRDIADPGLYVGTWLRDAGIDPRSPEGRAKSGAWLDWFDENDVQGIGFGFVTLRRADGATPTIVCEDLRQAYDDPLGAEAANWLDRVEWLRANGDSLLDVRFRVPETVLLESVAEPGEEGWATTVQRLHRTDGPGWSHEVDELATRLLAGCQGALPLEDLIVLLAAAQGLEPEELAEAALPVVRELVRHGMLLPAV
- a CDS encoding amidohydrolase; amino-acid sequence: MSLESVLAPLQAALPGLEDLYTDLHRHPELSFAETRTAAELAKRLEADGYEVHTGIGRTGVLGVLRNGPGPKVMLRADIDALPVEEKTGLPYASTARGVDADGREVPVMHACGHDMHATWLSGAASLLAAGREHWSGTLMVVFQPGEEAGDGAVGMVRDGVFGPAGKPDVVLGQHVVPGPAGWVLTRPGVIMAATDALRITLHGRGGHGSRPETTVDPAVLAASVVLKLQTIVSREISATESAVVTVGSLHVGTAHNIIADHAVLEVNIRSFDQAVREKVVAAVERIVQGEAATAGAPKPPEIERIGAFPVTENDDAATEGLTAAFRDHFGESRVMPAPLVTGSEDFSEFGRAAGVPSVFWLVGGLDEGKVIAAMTAGRFEQDIPSNHSPLFAPIPHPTLSAGVETLVVAALHRLTHPGVG